One stretch of Patagioenas fasciata isolate bPatFas1 chromosome 9, bPatFas1.hap1, whole genome shotgun sequence DNA includes these proteins:
- the LOC136105092 gene encoding olfactory receptor 14J1-like, with protein MSYDHYVAICKPLHYGTLPGSRACVHMAAAAWATGFLNALLHTANTFSLPLCNGNALDQFFCEIPQILKLSCSHSYLRETGLLVVSICLGFGCFVFIVVSYVQILRAVLRIPSEQGRHKAFSTCLPHLAMVSLFVSTGVFAHLKPPSISSPSLDLVVSVLYSVVPPAVNPLIYSMRNRELKESIRKLMTVRFSKVVMN; from the coding sequence atgtcctacgaccactacgttgccatctgcaaacccctgcactacgggaccctcccgggcagcagagcttgtgtccacatggcagcagctgcctgggccactgggtttctcaatgctctgctgcacacggccaatacattttcactgcccctgtgcaacggcaatgccctggaccagttcttctgtgaaatcccccagatcctcaagctctcctgctcacattcctatctcagggaaactgggcttcttgtggttagtatctgtttaggatttgggtgttttgtgttcatcgtggtgtcctatgtgcagatcttgagggccgtgctgaggatcccctctgagcagggacggcacaaagccttttccacctgcctccctcacctggccatggtctccctgtttgtcagcactggcgtgtttgcccacctgaagcccccgtccatctcctccccatccctggatctggtggtgtctgttctgtactcggtggtgcctccggcagtgaaccccctcatctacagcatgcggaacagggaactcaaggagtctataaggaaactgatgactgttcgATTCTCTAAAGTAGTAATGAACTGA
- the LOC136105243 gene encoding olfactory receptor 14A16-like encodes MSNSSSITQFLLLPFTDTRKLQLLHLWLFLGIYLAALLGNGLIITTIAWDQHLHTPMYFFLLNLALLDLGCISTIVPKSLASSLWETRAISFLGCAAQIFMFLFFLTSEYTLLTVMSYDRYIAICKPLHYGTLLGSRACVHMAAAAWATGFLNALLHTANTFSLPLCKGNALGQFFCEIPQILKLSCSHSYLRELGLLMVSLLVAFGCFVFIVVSYVQIFRAVLRIPSEQGRHKAFSTCLPHLAMVSLFISTAMFAYLKPPSFSSPSLDLVVSVLYSVVPPAVNPLIYSMRNQELKDALWKLMTGLFCEITNCPSPSA; translated from the exons atgtccaacagcagctccatcacccagttcctcctcctgccgttcacagacacacggaagctgcagctcttgcacttgtggctcttcctgggcatctacctggctgccctcctgggcaacggcctcatcatcaccaccatagcctgggaccagcacctccacacccccatgtacttcttcctgctcaacctcgccctcctcgacctgggctgcatctccaccattgtGCCCAAGTCCTTGGCCAGTTCTCTTTGGgagaccagggccatctcatttttgggatgtgctgcacaaatctttatgtttctcttctttttgacatcagaatatacacttctcacagtcatgtcctacgaccgctacattgccatctgcaaacccctgcactacgggaccctcctgggcagcagagcttgtgtccac atggcagcagctgcctgggccactgggtttctcaatgctctgctgcacacggccaatacattttcactgcccctgtgcaagggcaatgccctgggccagttcttctgtgaaatcccccagatcctcaagctctcctgctcacactcctacctcagggaacttgggcttcttatggttagtcttttagtagcatttgggtgttttgtgttcattgtggtgtcctatgtgcagatcttcagggccgtgctgaggatcccctctgagcagggacggcacaaagccttttccacctgcctccctcacctggccatggtctccctgtttattagcactgccatgtttgcctacctgaagcccccctcattctcctccccatccttggatctggtggtgtctgttctgtactcagtggtgcctccagcagtgaaccccctcatctacagcatgaggaaccaggagctcaaggatgccctgtggaaactgatgactggattattttgtgaaataacaaattgcccatctccttctgcatag